Proteins from one Mucilaginibacter jinjuensis genomic window:
- a CDS encoding protein-disulfide reductase DsbD domain-containing protein, whose product MKKLLIAAIVLLFAINTQAQILTPVKWSYAAKKVSATEAVVFFKATIDEGWHVYSQTVKDGGPVKTTITFTPSKEYTLDGATAEPTPVTRFEKAFSMNVSFFEHSVIFQQKIKLKAGQTVVKGQLEYMTCNDHQCLPPDDVDFSIPVK is encoded by the coding sequence ATGAAAAAGCTATTAATTGCAGCCATCGTTCTTCTATTTGCAATCAACACACAAGCACAAATTTTAACCCCTGTAAAATGGAGCTATGCCGCTAAAAAGGTAAGCGCTACAGAGGCTGTAGTATTTTTTAAGGCTACAATTGATGAAGGCTGGCACGTTTACTCACAAACCGTAAAAGATGGCGGCCCGGTAAAAACAACTATTACATTTACCCCATCAAAAGAGTACACACTTGATGGCGCTACTGCTGAGCCAACCCCGGTAACCCGTTTCGAGAAAGCCTTTAGCATGAATGTGAGCTTTTTTGAGCACTCGGTTATCTTTCAACAAAAAATTAAGCTGAAAGCCGGACAAACCGTTGTGAAAGGTCAGTTAGAATATATGACCTGTAACGACCACCAGTGCCTGCCACCGGATGATGTTGATTTTAGCATCCCTGTTAAATAA
- a CDS encoding protein-disulfide reductase DsbD family protein, with the protein MLIIGFLLPLTPATAQDTVSTAGVEFSPAPETTPTATATVKTEKSKDAVVKPVAQPAQKHAQQTLLAIFLAGFLGGLAALLMPCIFPMLPLTVSYFTKKAHNKAQAIKAASLYGISIMVIYVVLGLIITIIFGADALNSLSTNGVFNFFFFLLLVLFAASFLGAFEITLPSSWVNKMDEKSDKGGLAGIFFMAATLSLVSFSCTGPIIGTLLVQAATTGALLGPAIGMLGFSFALAIPFALFAMFPSWLNALPKSGGWLNSVKVVLGFLELAFSLKFLSNVDLAYHWHWFDRELFLSLWIVIFTLMGLYLLGKLTFNHDSPVAHISVVRLFMAIIILSFSMYMIPGLWGAPLKSISAFLPPQSTQDFDLSTLGSGSVAVSNNTDTTPHKYADLFDKPKGFNPYFDYDEGLAYAKKMHKPVVVDFTGHACVNCRKMEASVWTDKQVYQRINQDYVLIQLYVDDKTELPAAEQAVTKEGRTIKTIGNKWSYLQTSRFQANSQPFYVLLDPNKETPLVSPQGADFDPVSYLSYLDSGLKAYGAL; encoded by the coding sequence ATGTTAATCATAGGCTTTCTGTTACCCCTTACCCCGGCAACAGCACAGGATACCGTGTCGACCGCGGGTGTTGAATTTAGCCCTGCGCCTGAAACTACACCGACAGCTACCGCTACTGTAAAAACAGAAAAATCGAAAGATGCCGTTGTAAAACCCGTTGCTCAGCCTGCACAAAAGCACGCGCAGCAAACGCTTTTAGCTATCTTTCTGGCCGGTTTTTTAGGCGGGTTGGCGGCTTTGCTAATGCCATGTATATTCCCAATGCTGCCGCTTACTGTAAGTTATTTTACCAAAAAGGCGCATAATAAAGCACAGGCCATTAAAGCGGCTTCGTTATATGGTATTAGCATTATGGTTATTTACGTAGTGCTGGGGCTAATTATCACGATAATTTTTGGTGCCGATGCCTTAAACAGCCTGTCGACCAATGGCGTTTTTAACTTTTTCTTCTTCCTGTTACTGGTATTGTTTGCCGCGTCATTTTTGGGTGCATTCGAAATTACTTTACCAAGCTCATGGGTAAATAAGATGGATGAGAAGTCGGACAAAGGCGGTTTAGCGGGCATCTTTTTTATGGCGGCTACATTGTCGCTGGTTTCATTCTCCTGTACAGGGCCAATTATTGGTACCTTATTAGTGCAAGCCGCTACCACAGGTGCCTTGCTTGGTCCGGCCATCGGCATGTTGGGTTTCTCATTTGCGTTAGCTATTCCGTTTGCCTTGTTTGCTATGTTTCCAAGCTGGTTAAATGCTTTGCCTAAATCGGGCGGTTGGCTTAATAGTGTAAAAGTGGTACTGGGCTTCCTGGAGCTTGCTTTTTCATTGAAGTTTTTAAGCAATGTAGATCTGGCTTATCACTGGCATTGGTTCGATCGCGAATTGTTCCTGTCGCTATGGATCGTCATTTTTACCTTGATGGGTTTATACCTGCTGGGCAAACTTACGTTTAATCATGATAGTCCGGTTGCTCATATCTCTGTAGTGCGCTTGTTTATGGCCATTATTATATTGTCATTCTCTATGTATATGATACCGGGTTTGTGGGGAGCGCCGCTTAAATCAATCAGTGCTTTTCTGCCGCCGCAATCAACCCAGGATTTTGATCTGTCTACATTGGGTAGCGGTAGTGTTGCTGTTAGTAATAATACAGATACTACGCCCCATAAATATGCAGACCTGTTTGATAAGCCCAAAGGCTTTAACCCATATTTTGATTATGACGAAGGCCTGGCTTACGCAAAAAAAATGCACAAGCCCGTAGTGGTTGATTTTACCGGCCATGCCTGCGTAAACTGCCGTAAAATGGAAGCCAGCGTGTGGACAGATAAACAGGTTTATCAAAGAATCAATCAGGATTATGTATTGATTCAATTATATGTTGATGATAAAACAGAGCTGCCTGCTGCAGAGCAAGCAGTAACCAAAGAAGGCCGCACCATTAAAACGATTGGCAATAAGTGGAGCTACCTGCAAACATCCAGGTTTCAGGCCAATTCGCAGCCTTTTTATGTGCTGTTAGATCCCAATAAGGAAACACCATTGGTTAGCCCGCAAGGGGCCGATTTTGATCCTGTTAGCTATTTGAGCTACCTGGATAGCGGATTAAAGGCCTATGGCGCTTTATAA